One Pieris napi chromosome 13, ilPieNapi1.2, whole genome shotgun sequence genomic window carries:
- the LOC125055044 gene encoding uncharacterized protein LOC125055044 — protein METDKMSTASSVGAERRPLLQALVLERRILFACTVLVGLSTFVWITAVCTEKWVHIYSPNGIYLPTRGEYFMWSNSGVWEICRYVFRPTLVPEAVNASTPRPIDVTGLTGEYYTNCTNYLAQPIMKNGKPVDPAYDIDVANYVRTMISFGIISLFVMAMGCGFSIYTFRNPRYMFKRLAAGIHFISTSCTFVVVQVTMSSLDHMQKNVKYIYPERASHYFHISYFLAWFVVLVNFFAAASFLWYSRKRKGDKAATDELAMADEPTIIGR, from the exons ATGGAGACAGACAAGATGTCAACAGCATCATCAGTGGGTGCTGAGAGGAGGCCCTTGCTGCAAGCGTTAGTGCTGGAGAGAAGGATCCTCTTCGCCTGCACTGTTCTCGTTGGCTTGTCAACATTTGTATGGATAACTGCTGTATGCACCGAGAAATGGGTGCATATTTATAGTCCAAATG GTATATATCTACCAACCAGGGGAGAATATTTTATGTGGAGTAACTCTGGTGTATGGGAAATATGCAGATACGTATTTCGTCCTACGCTTGTTCCCGAGGCAGTGAATGCATCAACACCAAGACCTATTGATGTTACAGGATTGACAGGGGAATATTATACAA ACTGCACGAACTACTTAGCACAGCCTATTATGAAGAATGGAAAACCAGTAGATCCCGCTTATGATATTGATGTTGCTA ACTATGTTCGAACGATGATATCATTCGGTATCATAAGTTTGTTCGTGATGGCTATGGGCTGCGGCTTCTCAATCTACACCTTCCGCAACCCAAGATATATGTTCAAGCGTCTCGCAGCTGGCATACACTTTATAAGCA ctTCCTGTACTTTTGTAGTGGTGCAAGTCACAATGTCGTCTTTGGATCACATGCAGAAGAacgtgaaatatatttatcctGAACGTGCCTCTCACTA CTTCCACATAAGTTACTTCCTGGCGTGGTTCGTTGTCCTAGTGAACTTCTTCGCAGCGGCGTCCTTCCTCTGGTATTCCCGTAAAAGGAAAGGTGATAAGGCAGCGACCGATGAACTTGCAATGGCGGACGAACCTACGATCATAGGTCGATGA
- the LOC125055042 gene encoding coiled-coil domain-containing protein 96, whose product MAETKVTKKSGDDSPEGDSDSVESDEPSFGQIGHGIIKTAPIAINRDEYLQAYRDLSFDRYQLQLKNNLLHRRLGEYYKKRKLDHVLKPIEGAQELEEKFQQKLLTYEELKEKEEREMRDIRRKLEAVQFTYEDKLEHAEKNFNNLQQLEKSTGTGLIYSKKGKPIADKTVERFLTLQRRKSEQASALCLRYIRCRNAVAELEVIVHKLECLGPGLYVAQYEQLHIDNQNYSTKIEEREDELIKNRSKCTEHNQILAHIREKMHHTDEVIDFAECDLGDAEIEFLRAREDLGQVKSRRDKLRWSLQGERLKAGLLTRKDLLRDYQDATDEVVSLREKKVELEEQVRDITKEVRNARKRMVHHSNIQNAKMEDD is encoded by the exons ATGGCCGAGACGAAG GTAACCAAAAAATCTGGCGACGACAGTCCTGAAGGAGACAGTG ATAGTGTTGAATCTGATGAGCCTTCCTTTGGGCAGATTGGACATGGTATTATAAAAACTGCACCCATAGCAATAAACCGAGACGAATATTTGCAAGCCTATAGAGATCTTTCGTTCGACCGATATCAACTACAGTTGAAGAACAATCTACTGCATCGGAGATTGGGCGAATACtacaa gaaaCGAAAGCTCGATCATGTCTTAAAGCCTATAGAAGGTGCTCAGGAATTGGAAGAAAAATTCCAACAAAAGCTGTTAACTTACgaagaattaaaagaaaaagaagaaaggGAGATGCGagat ATAAGGAGAAAACTAGAAGCAGTACAATTTACATATGAAGATAAATTGGAGCACGCTGAAAAGAATTTCAATAATCTCCAACAATTGGAAAAATCAACTGGTACAGGCTTGATATATTCGAAGAAAGGCAAACCTATTGCTGACAAG ACTGTAGAAAGATTTTTAACTTTACAAAGACGTAAAAGCGAGCAAGCTTCAGCTCTTTGTCTGCGGTATATCAGATGCAGGAACGCCGTAGCTGAACTGGAGGTGATCGTGCACAAATTGGAATGTCTTGGACCCGGATTATATGTGGCGCAATACGAACAATTGCATATCGACAATCAAAACTATTCAACAAAAATAGAAG AACGAGAAGACGAGTTGATAAAAAATCGCTCAAAATGCACTGAACATAATCAAATACTGGCTCACATTAGGGAAAAGATGCATCACACAGACGAAGTTATCGACTTTGCTGAATGCGATCTCGGAGATGCTGAGATTGAATTTTTACGAGCTCGAGAGGATTTAGGACAAGTTAAG AGCCGTCGCGACAAACTACGCTGGTCGTTGCAAGGTGAGCGACTGAAGGCGGGCCTTCTTACAAGAAAGGACCTTTTGCGTGACTACCAAGACGCCACCGACGAG GTCGTAAGTCTACGCGAGAAAAAAGTCGAATTAGAGGAACAAGTACGAGATATAACAAAGGAAGTACGCAATGCACGGAAACGTATGGTACATCATTCAAATATTCAGAATGCAAAAATGGAAGATGATTAG